From Vreelandella neptunia, the proteins below share one genomic window:
- a CDS encoding tRNA (cytidine(34)-2'-O)-methyltransferase, producing MFEVALFEPRMAPNTGNIMRLVANNGCRLHLIEPLGFDLEEKKLRRAGLDYRDLDNVTRHADFSAFQQTMQGRRIWAITTKGTRTYSDADFAPGDVLLFGSETAGLSPQVHEALTAEHKLRLPMQPNNRSLNLSNAVAIVSYEAWRQQGFAGALQV from the coding sequence ATGTTTGAAGTAGCGCTTTTTGAACCGCGCATGGCGCCCAATACGGGCAATATCATGCGCCTGGTCGCCAATAATGGCTGCCGGTTACACCTGATTGAGCCGCTGGGCTTTGACCTGGAAGAGAAAAAGCTGCGTCGCGCCGGGCTGGATTACCGCGACCTCGACAACGTCACTCGCCACGCCGATTTTAGCGCCTTTCAGCAAACCATGCAGGGGCGGCGCATCTGGGCGATCACTACCAAGGGAACCCGCACCTACAGCGATGCGGACTTTGCCCCAGGCGATGTGCTGCTGTTTGGCTCTGAAACCGCTGGGCTGTCACCCCAGGTGCATGAAGCGCTAACCGCTGAGCATAAACTGCGCCTGCCCATGCAACCCAATAACCGTAGCCTAAACCTTTCCAACGCCGTGGCTATTGTGAGCTACGAAGCGTGGCGCCAGCAAGGGTTCGCTGGCGCGCTGCAGGTCTAA
- the rep gene encoding DNA helicase Rep has protein sequence MTPATPKSILSRIKGLNPRQQEAVRYIDGPCLVLAGAGSGKTSVITTKIAYLVQECGMSARRIAAVTFTNKAAREMKERVGQMLHGKEGHGLTVSTFHTLGLNIIRGELKTLGYKPGFSLFDPEDAKALLRDLMNKDAQVDAEQINAVQSKISTWKNDLVLPSDALSFAADDDEHFAARVYEAYVRHLKAYNAVDFDDLILLPVVLLKNDTEALERWRRKIHYMLVDEYQDTNVSQYLLVKLLMAERSTFTVVGDDDQSIYAWRGARPENLITLGEDFPRLKVIKLEQNYRSTATILRAANTLIANNPHVYEKTLWSDMGDGAPIRVIVNRHEEAESERVASEMLTRRIKEKAEWRDFAVLYRGNFQARLLELKLQHYQIPYKLSGGTSFFSRNEIKDTMAYLRLLINPADDNAFLRIVNVPRREVGPGTVEKLANYATERSISLFAACHELGLEQVLPTRATERLSRFTHFIDGVRKRMDQGDAIAAIRDMLRDMDYEAWLYQNASAPTVAERRMANVWILIDQLEKSLNRDPEDDTDSTETETDGVEAAISRLVLRDILEQQAEEDDSDRVQLLTMHASKGLEFPHVYLMGLEEDLLPHRNAIEVGTVEEERRLAYVGITRARRTLTLTLARQRKAYGELMDCAPSRFLDELPGGDLEWEGRADKEDPDKKQARGKDAIAGLRSLLG, from the coding sequence ATGACGCCTGCAACGCCCAAGAGCATTCTTAGCCGCATCAAAGGGCTAAACCCGCGCCAGCAGGAAGCCGTGCGCTACATTGATGGCCCTTGCCTGGTGTTGGCGGGTGCAGGTTCCGGTAAAACCAGCGTTATCACCACTAAAATTGCCTATTTGGTGCAAGAGTGTGGGATGAGCGCGCGCAGGATCGCCGCGGTGACCTTTACCAATAAAGCCGCCCGAGAGATGAAAGAACGCGTGGGCCAGATGCTCCACGGCAAAGAGGGCCACGGACTGACGGTCTCTACTTTTCACACCCTGGGGCTGAATATTATCCGTGGCGAGCTTAAAACCCTGGGCTATAAACCGGGCTTTTCGCTATTTGACCCGGAAGACGCCAAGGCGCTGCTGCGCGATTTGATGAACAAAGACGCCCAGGTGGACGCCGAGCAGATCAATGCTGTGCAGAGCAAAATTTCCACCTGGAAGAACGACTTGGTGCTGCCTAGCGATGCGCTCTCGTTTGCGGCTGATGACGATGAGCACTTTGCCGCTCGGGTTTATGAAGCCTACGTACGCCATTTAAAAGCCTACAACGCGGTGGATTTCGACGATCTGATTCTGCTGCCGGTGGTACTGCTCAAGAACGATACGGAAGCACTAGAGCGCTGGCGGCGCAAAATCCACTACATGCTCGTCGATGAGTATCAGGACACCAACGTCTCCCAGTACCTGTTAGTGAAACTGCTAATGGCGGAGCGCTCCACCTTTACCGTGGTAGGCGACGATGACCAGTCGATCTACGCCTGGCGCGGTGCCCGCCCTGAAAACCTAATCACCCTGGGTGAAGATTTCCCGCGCTTGAAAGTGATCAAGCTGGAGCAGAACTACCGCTCTACCGCCACGATACTGCGCGCCGCCAACACGCTAATCGCCAACAACCCCCACGTTTATGAGAAGACGCTATGGTCCGATATGGGCGACGGCGCGCCTATTCGGGTAATCGTGAATCGTCATGAAGAGGCGGAGTCTGAGCGGGTCGCCAGCGAAATGCTCACCCGGCGTATCAAGGAAAAGGCCGAGTGGCGGGATTTTGCGGTGCTTTATCGGGGCAATTTCCAGGCCCGCTTGTTAGAGCTTAAGCTGCAGCACTACCAAATTCCTTACAAGCTTTCCGGTGGTACGTCGTTTTTCTCGCGCAACGAGATTAAAGACACCATGGCTTACCTGCGCCTGTTGATTAATCCCGCGGACGACAACGCCTTTTTGCGCATTGTTAACGTGCCGCGCCGCGAAGTGGGCCCTGGAACGGTAGAGAAACTCGCCAACTATGCCACCGAGCGCTCAATTTCGCTGTTTGCCGCCTGCCATGAGCTTGGGTTGGAACAAGTATTGCCGACCCGAGCTACGGAGCGCTTAAGCCGGTTCACCCACTTCATCGACGGCGTGCGCAAGCGCATGGATCAAGGCGATGCCATTGCCGCCATTCGCGACATGCTGCGGGATATGGATTACGAAGCCTGGCTGTATCAAAACGCCAGCGCACCCACCGTCGCAGAACGCCGCATGGCCAACGTGTGGATTCTCATCGACCAGCTAGAAAAATCGCTCAACCGCGATCCGGAAGACGATACCGATTCCACCGAGACCGAAACCGACGGCGTAGAAGCGGCTATTTCACGCCTGGTACTGCGCGACATTCTGGAGCAGCAGGCGGAAGAGGATGACTCGGATAGAGTGCAGTTACTCACCATGCACGCCTCTAAAGGCCTGGAGTTTCCGCATGTCTATTTGATGGGCTTAGAGGAGGATCTGCTGCCCCACCGCAACGCCATCGAAGTAGGCACAGTGGAAGAGGAGCGGCGATTAGCCTATGTGGGCATTACCCGGGCGCGGCGCACACTAACGTTAACACTTGCCCGCCAGCGCAAAGCCTACGGTGAGCTTATGGACTGTGCACCCAGCCGCTTTTTAGACGAATTGCCCGGGGGGGATTTGGAGTGGGAAGGTCGTGCCGATAAAGAAGATCCGGATAAGAAACAGGCCCGTGGTAAAGACGCCATAGCAGGGCTCCGCTCGTTGCTGGGGTGA
- a CDS encoding c-type cytochrome, with protein MKAKLIMSGLAALGFMAGTSSVYAQDDAVRDAIAERLAPVGQLCLQGQDCGTAAAPAASASSGGGIDGAGIYNNICMACHETGAAGAPIRGDEAAWSARTEQGFATLLDHAINGIGAMPAKGGNPNLSDEEVEAAVAYMVEPVMEVPELGGGDDAASEESAPTEEATEEAAATEGEAAATEENMAANDDSASEEDAAASEEASGGSDLDGEALYASSGCVACHDNGVAGAPTKGDSEAWAARLEKGADELYASAINGIGAMPAKGGNPNLSDEEVMAVVDYLMAEAQ; from the coding sequence GTGAAAGCTAAGCTGATCATGAGCGGGCTGGCGGCCCTCGGCTTCATGGCGGGCACATCCAGTGTTTATGCCCAAGATGACGCCGTACGTGATGCGATTGCCGAGCGTTTGGCGCCGGTGGGTCAACTCTGTTTACAAGGCCAAGACTGTGGCACCGCGGCGGCACCAGCGGCTTCTGCCAGTAGTGGTGGTGGTATAGACGGTGCGGGCATCTATAATAATATCTGTATGGCATGCCATGAAACGGGTGCTGCGGGCGCGCCTATTCGTGGTGATGAAGCTGCCTGGTCTGCACGCACTGAGCAAGGTTTCGCCACGCTGTTAGACCACGCTATCAACGGTATTGGCGCCATGCCAGCGAAAGGCGGCAACCCCAACCTTTCCGACGAGGAAGTGGAAGCAGCGGTTGCTTATATGGTTGAGCCGGTTATGGAAGTGCCTGAATTAGGCGGTGGCGACGATGCTGCTTCTGAAGAGTCAGCACCGACGGAAGAAGCTACTGAAGAGGCCGCTGCTACTGAAGGTGAAGCCGCTGCAACTGAAGAAAATATGGCTGCTAACGACGACTCAGCGAGTGAAGAAGACGCGGCCGCCTCTGAAGAAGCAAGTGGCGGTAGCGACTTAGACGGTGAAGCCCTTTACGCAAGCTCTGGGTGTGTGGCGTGCCACGATAATGGCGTTGCCGGTGCACCGACCAAAGGCGATTCAGAAGCTTGGGCGGCGCGTTTAGAGAAGGGGGCTGATGAGCTTTACGCCAGCGCCATTAACGGTATCGGCGCTATGCCAGCCAAAGGCGGCAATCCCAATCTTTCTGATGAAGAAGTGATGGCCGTTGTCGATTATTTAATGGCTGAAGCTCAGTAG
- a CDS encoding GNAT family N-acetyltransferase — MTFSYSSSSPEVVLCPPARRREALLQLAAAHDPKLQAALSAAVKAMYNQPDTQWDGLWVTLEAGQLTAAIWVQPLPMNMAQLWLPKQLPSEQGVHTSALLRAANAWVEAHNIRLCHLELSSQASVSEALLREHGMQRLACLEHLIGSSRYRLSMNEVLPLSLQPFGELSLREQVSLLAAVGQDSLDSRPLRDVLSVEELLDGFYQQAPQAPQHWYAVGYRDAVVGVLLLAPRPALGRWELMLMGLTTDWRGKGLGRALLNKALTLAQQAGVQEVMLAVDDVNVPAKRLYQQAGFIRYAQQRLFAWKGSGERRDLPN; from the coding sequence ATGACATTTAGTTATTCCTCAAGTAGTCCAGAGGTAGTACTTTGCCCGCCAGCACGACGACGCGAAGCACTGCTGCAGCTTGCTGCCGCCCATGACCCTAAGCTTCAAGCGGCCCTGAGCGCTGCCGTAAAGGCAATGTACAATCAGCCGGATACCCAGTGGGATGGGCTATGGGTAACGCTTGAGGCGGGACAGCTGACGGCCGCTATCTGGGTACAACCCCTGCCCATGAACATGGCGCAGCTATGGTTACCCAAGCAGCTGCCCAGCGAACAGGGTGTGCATACTAGCGCGCTATTGCGTGCGGCCAATGCATGGGTAGAAGCTCACAATATTCGCTTATGCCACTTGGAGCTGTCATCCCAGGCGTCCGTATCAGAAGCGCTGTTACGTGAGCATGGCATGCAGCGTTTGGCTTGCTTGGAGCATTTAATCGGCAGTAGCCGCTACCGCTTATCAATGAATGAAGTACTACCATTGTCACTGCAGCCGTTTGGCGAACTTTCTCTGAGGGAGCAGGTGAGTCTGTTGGCCGCAGTGGGGCAAGATTCGCTGGATAGCCGCCCCTTGCGCGACGTACTCTCAGTGGAAGAGTTATTGGATGGTTTTTATCAGCAGGCTCCCCAGGCACCACAGCACTGGTACGCTGTTGGCTATCGTGATGCCGTGGTGGGTGTGCTACTGCTTGCGCCGCGCCCTGCCCTAGGCCGTTGGGAGCTAATGTTAATGGGACTAACAACGGATTGGCGTGGCAAAGGCTTGGGCCGCGCGCTGTTAAATAAAGCTCTTACGCTTGCCCAGCAGGCTGGCGTGCAGGAGGTCATGCTGGCTGTAGATGATGTCAATGTACCGGCTAAACGGCTTTACCAGCAGGCAGGTTTTATACGCTATGCGCAGCAACGTTTATTCGCCTGGAAAGGCAGTGGTGAGAGGAGGGATTTGCCAAATTAA
- a CDS encoding response regulator transcription factor, with the protein MRILLVEDDPSLASGIRLALKPENFTVDHLSDGFSALAALKEGEPFDAVILDLGLPRMDGMQVLEAVRRLGNRVPILVLTARDAVDERITGLDAGADDYLTKPFEVAELKARLRALLRRSSDQVNSALECRGIRLDPLTMQVSYQGKPVVLSRRELTLLQEFMSHPGRVFTRDTLTRLVYGWDEDVESNAIEVHVHHLRRKFFPHLIRTLRGIGYVMDKTNQDKHP; encoded by the coding sequence ATGCGTATATTGTTGGTAGAAGACGATCCGAGCTTAGCCTCGGGCATTCGCTTGGCATTAAAACCCGAGAATTTCACGGTGGATCACCTTAGCGACGGCTTTAGCGCCCTGGCCGCGTTAAAGGAAGGCGAACCTTTTGATGCGGTCATTCTCGATCTGGGGCTGCCGCGTATGGATGGTATGCAGGTATTGGAAGCCGTGAGGCGGTTGGGCAATCGCGTACCCATTTTGGTATTAACGGCTCGCGATGCCGTCGATGAACGAATCACTGGGTTAGATGCGGGTGCCGATGATTATTTAACCAAGCCGTTTGAAGTGGCTGAATTAAAAGCTCGTCTGAGAGCCCTACTGCGGCGCAGTAGTGACCAGGTAAACAGCGCTCTGGAGTGCCGTGGTATCCGCCTCGACCCGCTCACCATGCAGGTGAGCTACCAGGGGAAGCCCGTGGTGTTGTCACGACGGGAATTGACCTTACTTCAAGAGTTTATGAGCCACCCCGGACGAGTATTCACCCGCGATACGCTAACACGCTTGGTCTATGGCTGGGATGAGGACGTGGAGAGCAACGCCATTGAGGTACATGTGCACCACCTTCGGCGCAAATTTTTTCCTCACCTGATTCGCACGCTACGCGGTATTGGTTACGTAATGGATAAAACGAATCAGGATAAGCACCCATGA
- a CDS encoding ATP-binding protein, whose amino-acid sequence MTSIRQRTLGLALLVFGISMLVIGFISYRYAAHEIEALYDASLEQNARLLEGLLQAPLPDETQGVLLSSLESALGKTARSDRRFAGYRADSQLGFQLWEESRLLLRSANAPESPLEDLPVGFTSRSINEIQWRIYVLDIPNSTQRIVVSEREDVRGELIRAVALRTLLPDLIGLPLLTALLWWSIGWGLVPLSRMAEQIRNRDPHNLQPLTLSPLPQELDTIAGALNRLLKRIRLMRVREKRFIADAAHELRTPLAVLDLHAQNALTAENLEDRQEALNHLRGGVARATRLVTQLLTLARLEPEEESQPEYRTSQLLSEVRETLAKLSPLAAEREQQLLLNADEQGDWSMLEEPGAIETLVQNLVGNAIQHSPNQSIISISLAATPQGFQLTVDDQGPGIPVNERKKVVERFQRAGPSAGSGLGLSIVERLVTRHGGKLQLDDAPSGGLRVAIYLQRPREQ is encoded by the coding sequence ATGACCTCTATCCGCCAACGCACCCTGGGGCTAGCGCTGCTGGTGTTTGGCATAAGCATGCTGGTGATTGGCTTTATCAGCTATCGCTACGCTGCCCATGAAATTGAAGCACTGTACGATGCCAGTCTTGAGCAAAATGCGCGCCTATTGGAAGGCCTGTTGCAAGCACCACTGCCGGATGAAACCCAGGGTGTGCTGCTTAGCAGCCTAGAAAGTGCTCTAGGAAAAACGGCGAGATCTGATCGACGCTTTGCAGGTTACCGAGCAGATAGCCAGCTGGGCTTTCAGCTGTGGGAAGAGAGCCGCCTCCTGCTGCGCTCAGCTAATGCCCCCGAGTCGCCGTTGGAAGATCTCCCTGTGGGATTCACCAGTCGGTCTATTAATGAGATCCAATGGCGCATTTATGTGCTCGACATACCTAACTCCACGCAGCGGATTGTGGTTAGCGAGCGCGAAGACGTTCGCGGGGAACTGATTAGAGCAGTAGCGCTACGCACGTTACTGCCCGACCTGATTGGCCTGCCGCTACTCACCGCCCTGCTATGGTGGTCGATTGGCTGGGGCTTGGTTCCCCTGTCGCGCATGGCCGAGCAAATTCGCAATCGTGATCCGCATAATTTACAGCCCCTAACCCTCAGCCCATTGCCCCAGGAACTAGACACTATCGCCGGTGCGCTCAACCGGCTGTTAAAGCGAATCCGCTTGATGCGCGTGCGCGAAAAGCGCTTTATTGCCGATGCCGCCCATGAGCTACGCACTCCCTTAGCGGTACTCGATCTACACGCTCAGAACGCCCTAACTGCCGAAAACCTCGAAGATCGTCAGGAAGCGCTCAATCACCTGCGCGGTGGCGTCGCACGGGCCACGCGCTTGGTTACCCAGCTTTTAACACTGGCTCGCCTGGAGCCTGAGGAGGAGTCACAGCCTGAATACCGTACTAGCCAGTTACTTAGTGAAGTGCGCGAGACCCTGGCCAAGCTTTCGCCCCTGGCTGCTGAGCGCGAACAGCAACTGCTGCTAAATGCAGATGAACAGGGAGATTGGTCGATGTTAGAAGAGCCCGGTGCCATTGAAACGCTGGTACAGAATCTGGTTGGTAATGCCATCCAACACTCGCCTAATCAAAGTATCATCAGCATATCCCTAGCGGCGACGCCACAAGGCTTTCAATTGACGGTGGATGACCAGGGCCCAGGGATACCGGTCAATGAACGCAAAAAAGTGGTCGAGCGCTTTCAACGCGCGGGCCCCAGCGCCGGCTCAGGATTAGGGCTTTCCATTGTTGAACGGCTGGTCACACGCCACGGCGGCAAGCTTCAGTTGGATGACGCGCCCAGTGGGGGGTTACGCGTAGCTATTTATCTGCAGCGTCCAAGAGAGCAATAA
- a CDS encoding CBS domain-containing protein: MNQVTFSPKPLIQLGSAPLLAKPSARRLLPTSPAMTVLTDFSQVMPQSVDADTPIDEAHLKMRYSGVRLLFVMDQQAHCIGIITSKEVIGTRRINIAMQQRNLSREEVTAEMIMTPWHKLSAMPVSQLASLTIEDLVLSMEAVTDQHLLITEQNDNHELRIRGIISASDIQSAVGKEINPMPMAKSFADICQVITGHDL, translated from the coding sequence ATGAACCAAGTGACTTTTTCACCTAAACCCTTAATTCAACTTGGCTCAGCACCACTGCTAGCCAAGCCTTCAGCGCGGCGTCTACTGCCTACTAGCCCAGCGATGACGGTATTGACCGACTTTTCCCAAGTCATGCCTCAATCCGTTGATGCCGACACGCCTATCGACGAGGCGCACCTCAAGATGCGTTATAGCGGCGTAAGGCTACTGTTCGTGATGGATCAGCAAGCACACTGCATCGGCATTATTACCTCAAAAGAAGTGATTGGTACGCGGCGCATCAACATCGCCATGCAGCAGCGCAACCTTAGTCGTGAAGAGGTAACCGCTGAAATGATCATGACCCCGTGGCACAAGCTTAGCGCCATGCCCGTCTCCCAGTTGGCATCGTTAACCATTGAGGATCTGGTGCTGTCGATGGAGGCCGTGACCGATCAACACCTGTTAATCACTGAGCAAAACGATAACCACGAACTTAGGATTCGCGGCATTATCTCAGCCAGCGATATACAGAGTGCGGTAGGTAAAGAGATCAACCCGATGCCTATGGCGAAAAGCTTCGCCGATATTTGCCAAGTCATAACTGGCCACGACCTATAA
- the nhaD gene encoding sodium:proton antiporter NhaD: protein MKPPNVHVTRHYASRVAWLLLACTLFVFPSLSYAAAGPLDLTLSLAGISSVVIFVLAYALVMSEELLHMRKSKPVLVAAGLIWALVAWVYVQAGMPEEAETAFRETLLEYAELLLFLLVAMTYINAMEERRVFDALRSWLVRKGFSYRTLFWITGVMAFGISAIANNMTTAMLMCAVVLKVAEGDNKFIGLCCVNVVVASNAGGAFSPFGDITTLMVWQAGQVPFEGFFALLLPAVVNFMVPAVIMNFFIVNRQPASLKENVWLKRGARRIIVLFLITVAISVLCHSILYLPPAMGMMFGLGLLQFFGYYLRRSLPRSLERKRERYSRRGDWKKLEQLGSVVPFDIFSRIARSEWDTLLFFYGVVMCVGGLGFMGYLSLLSETLYGSWDPVWANVVLGLISAVVDNIPVMFAVLSMAPDMSEGNWLLITLTAGVGGSLLSMGSAAGVALMGQARGIYTFAVHLRWVPAILLGYAASIATHLWINSALF from the coding sequence ATGAAACCACCAAACGTCCACGTAACCCGGCATTATGCTAGCCGGGTCGCTTGGTTGTTGCTCGCCTGTACGCTTTTTGTTTTTCCTTCTCTCTCTTATGCCGCCGCCGGGCCCCTCGATCTTACTCTTTCGCTTGCCGGTATTTCTTCTGTCGTGATCTTCGTGCTCGCCTATGCGTTGGTGATGAGTGAAGAGCTACTGCATATGCGTAAGTCTAAGCCGGTGCTGGTGGCGGCTGGGCTTATCTGGGCGCTAGTGGCCTGGGTCTATGTACAAGCGGGGATGCCGGAAGAGGCGGAAACCGCTTTCCGTGAAACGTTGCTTGAATACGCTGAGCTGCTGCTGTTTTTGCTGGTGGCGATGACCTATATCAACGCCATGGAAGAGCGCCGGGTATTTGATGCGCTGCGTTCTTGGCTTGTGCGTAAAGGCTTTAGCTACCGCACCCTGTTCTGGATCACCGGTGTCATGGCATTCGGTATTTCGGCGATCGCCAACAATATGACCACCGCCATGCTGATGTGCGCCGTGGTACTTAAAGTGGCCGAAGGGGATAATAAGTTTATCGGTCTGTGTTGCGTCAACGTAGTAGTGGCTTCCAACGCCGGTGGTGCCTTTAGCCCATTTGGCGACATCACCACGCTGATGGTGTGGCAGGCGGGCCAGGTACCGTTTGAAGGCTTCTTTGCCCTGCTGCTTCCCGCGGTGGTTAATTTCATGGTGCCTGCGGTTATCATGAATTTCTTTATCGTCAATCGTCAGCCTGCCTCACTTAAAGAGAATGTCTGGCTCAAGCGCGGCGCTCGGCGGATTATCGTACTGTTTTTGATTACCGTGGCCATCTCGGTACTGTGTCACTCTATCCTCTACTTACCGCCTGCCATGGGCATGATGTTTGGTTTAGGTCTACTGCAGTTCTTTGGTTACTATCTGCGCCGCAGCCTGCCGCGTTCGCTTGAACGCAAGCGGGAGCGCTATTCTCGCCGCGGCGACTGGAAGAAGTTGGAGCAGTTGGGTAGCGTAGTTCCCTTCGATATTTTCAGCCGTATCGCCCGTTCCGAGTGGGACACGCTGCTGTTCTTCTACGGGGTTGTAATGTGTGTCGGTGGCCTTGGCTTTATGGGCTATCTCAGCCTGCTTTCCGAAACGCTCTACGGCAGTTGGGATCCGGTGTGGGCGAACGTTGTGCTGGGGCTTATCTCGGCCGTTGTGGATAACATCCCAGTGATGTTCGCGGTACTTTCCATGGCCCCGGATATGTCCGAGGGGAACTGGCTATTGATTACCCTAACGGCCGGTGTCGGCGGCAGTCTGCTCTCAATGGGCTCAGCTGCAGGTGTTGCCCTTATGGGCCAGGCGCGAGGTATTTATACCTTTGCTGTACACCTTCGCTGGGTACCAGCCATTTTGTTGGGTTATGCCGCTAGCATTGCAACGCATCTTTGGATTAACAGCGCGTTGTTTTAA
- the glmS gene encoding glutamine--fructose-6-phosphate transaminase (isomerizing): MCGIVAAVAQRNVQEILLEGLKRLEYRGYDSAGMTVCNDGVLTRHRALGKVAELAAQLDKAALPGFSGIAHTRWATHGKPSEANAHPHHSSDQVAVVHNGIIENYEAIKESLQRSGYAFSSETDTEVIAHLLSEKLADGLTLFDATQQIVNGLGGAYALGVMSVREPGVVVGARQGSPLVVGVGINEAFLASDPLALLPVTDRFIYLEEGDLVELREQGSIRIVDRQGNDVERPTHTFEHGDGAASKGDYRHYMLKEIFEQPTVIEAALEGRLSAKSVLVESFGPDALALFKRTRQVHIIACGTSYHAGLVARYWLERYAGVPVQVEVASEYRYRHPVVPEGTLFVTLSQSGETADTLAALRFAKTLDYIGSLAICNVPGSSLVRESDITLMTRAGPEIGVASTKAFTTQLVALMLLTLSVSKAKDQAEYPDIIAALHTLPEVCQRVLALDSQIEILSQAFAEKHHALFLGRGAHYPIALEGALKLKEISYIHAEAYPAGELKHGPLALVDSEMPVISVAPNDDLLEKLKSNLQEVRARGGQLFVFADESVGIDAQEDIRVLTLPHVHEALAPLLYTLPLQLLSYHVAVLKGTDVDQPRNLAKSVTVE, encoded by the coding sequence ATGTGTGGCATTGTGGCCGCCGTTGCCCAGCGCAACGTCCAAGAAATTCTATTAGAAGGACTAAAACGCCTGGAGTATCGCGGCTACGATTCGGCCGGTATGACGGTGTGCAATGACGGCGTATTAACCCGCCATCGTGCGCTTGGAAAAGTGGCTGAGCTTGCCGCTCAATTGGATAAGGCCGCGCTACCGGGTTTTTCGGGCATTGCACATACCCGCTGGGCAACCCACGGGAAACCCTCTGAGGCCAATGCGCACCCGCACCATAGTAGCGATCAGGTTGCCGTTGTGCACAACGGTATTATTGAGAACTACGAGGCTATAAAAGAGAGCCTTCAGCGCAGCGGCTATGCGTTTAGCTCCGAAACCGATACCGAAGTGATAGCTCACTTACTCTCTGAAAAGCTGGCTGATGGGCTCACTCTGTTTGATGCTACGCAGCAGATTGTTAACGGCTTAGGCGGCGCCTACGCGCTGGGAGTAATGAGTGTTAGAGAACCTGGGGTCGTGGTTGGCGCGCGCCAGGGTAGTCCGCTAGTGGTCGGTGTGGGGATTAATGAGGCCTTTTTAGCCTCTGACCCGCTGGCGCTGCTGCCGGTCACAGATCGCTTTATTTACCTTGAAGAGGGTGATTTGGTCGAGCTGCGCGAGCAGGGGAGCATTCGCATTGTAGATCGCCAGGGTAACGACGTTGAGCGCCCTACCCATACCTTTGAACACGGCGATGGCGCGGCCAGTAAGGGCGATTACCGCCACTATATGCTCAAGGAGATTTTCGAGCAGCCAACGGTGATTGAGGCGGCATTAGAGGGGCGGCTGAGCGCTAAAAGCGTGTTAGTCGAGAGTTTTGGCCCCGATGCGCTGGCGCTTTTCAAGCGCACCCGCCAGGTACACATCATTGCCTGCGGCACCAGCTACCATGCGGGGCTGGTGGCGCGCTATTGGCTGGAGCGATACGCGGGGGTGCCGGTGCAGGTCGAGGTGGCCTCTGAGTACCGCTACCGTCATCCGGTCGTGCCTGAAGGCACCCTGTTTGTCACCCTTTCCCAATCCGGTGAAACCGCCGATACCCTGGCCGCGCTACGCTTTGCTAAAACCCTCGACTATATCGGCTCGCTGGCGATCTGTAACGTGCCCGGTAGTTCGCTAGTGCGTGAGTCTGACATTACCCTCATGACCCGCGCGGGCCCTGAAATTGGCGTTGCTTCGACCAAAGCTTTTACCACTCAGCTGGTAGCACTTATGCTGCTAACGCTTTCAGTCAGTAAAGCTAAAGATCAAGCCGAATATCCGGATATCATCGCTGCGCTACACACGTTGCCTGAGGTATGTCAGCGGGTGCTGGCGCTGGATAGCCAGATCGAAATACTTTCCCAAGCGTTTGCAGAGAAACACCACGCGCTCTTCTTGGGCCGTGGGGCCCACTATCCGATTGCCCTTGAAGGGGCGTTAAAGCTCAAAGAGATTTCCTATATTCATGCCGAGGCGTACCCCGCCGGGGAATTAAAGCATGGCCCGCTGGCGCTGGTGGACAGTGAAATGCCAGTGATCTCGGTCGCCCCCAACGATGACCTGCTTGAAAAGCTAAAATCCAACCTTCAGGAAGTCCGTGCCCGCGGCGGTCAACTGTTTGTATTTGCTGATGAGAGCGTGGGTATCGATGCCCAGGAAGATATACGTGTGCTGACCCTACCACACGTGCACGAAGCGCTAGCGCCGCTGCTGTACACCCTTCCGCTACAGCTATTGAGTTACCACGTGGCTGTGCTCAAAGGCACCGATGTAGACCAGCCCCGTAACCTGGCTAAAAGCGTGACGGTGGAGTGA